A single window of Rhizobium indicum DNA harbors:
- a CDS encoding Lrp/AsnC family transcriptional regulator — translation MANLDTIDLAILRALQANARITNAELAERIGLSPSACSRRLDILERSGVIGGYHARLSHKALDYKMIAIVHISLSGQFAKTLAEFEAAVKLCPNVLVCYLMSGEYDYILRVAARDLEDYERIHRDWLSALPHVVKINSSFALREIIDKPNVGL, via the coding sequence ATGGCCAATCTCGATACCATCGATCTTGCGATTCTCCGGGCATTGCAGGCCAATGCCCGCATCACCAATGCCGAGCTTGCCGAAAGGATCGGATTGTCGCCTTCGGCCTGTTCGCGCCGGCTCGACATCTTGGAAAGAAGCGGCGTCATCGGCGGCTACCATGCGCGGCTTTCACACAAGGCGCTCGACTACAAGATGATCGCCATCGTGCATATCTCGCTCTCCGGCCAGTTCGCCAAGACCCTGGCGGAATTCGAGGCAGCGGTGAAGCTCTGCCCGAACGTGCTCGTCTGTTACCTGATGTCGGGCGAATACGACTATATCCTCAGGGTCGCAGCCCGCGACCTCGAGGACTATGAGCGCATTCACCGCGACTGGCTGTCGGCTCTGCCCCACGTGGTCAAGATCAATTCGAGCTTCGCGCTCAGAGAAATCATCGACAAGCCGAATGTCGGCCTTTGA
- a CDS encoding DMT family transporter: MTSKTQGYIFALLAITIFSLQDAISKHLATAYPPIFVTMIRYWAFALFTIILAAKMRGGIKATARTKRPLLQVTRGVLLAVQVVLAITCFAMIGLARSQAIFSATPILIALLAMPILGERVGWRRWAAIGAGLFGVLLILKPEGEFFDVKLLLAVISCFNFAFYVIATRLVSRDDSSMTSFFYTGVVGGVTMTLIGPFYWSWMSSGDWGWMALVCVTSISSHYFLIRAYDVLDAAAVQPLTYLSLVYASVIGMAVYDETLSLNTIIGSIIVVAAGIFTVWREHMVGSRVTAAN; encoded by the coding sequence ATGACATCGAAGACCCAAGGCTATATTTTCGCGCTGCTGGCGATCACCATCTTCTCCCTGCAGGATGCCATCTCGAAACATCTGGCGACGGCCTATCCGCCAATCTTCGTGACGATGATCCGCTACTGGGCCTTTGCGCTTTTCACAATCATCCTCGCTGCGAAGATGCGCGGCGGCATCAAGGCGACGGCCCGCACCAAACGACCTCTCCTGCAGGTGACCCGCGGCGTGCTGCTTGCCGTCCAGGTGGTTCTGGCCATCACCTGCTTTGCGATGATCGGCCTTGCCCGTTCACAGGCGATCTTTTCCGCGACGCCGATCCTGATCGCGCTGCTGGCTATGCCGATCCTCGGCGAGCGGGTCGGGTGGCGGCGATGGGCAGCGATCGGCGCCGGACTTTTCGGGGTGCTGCTGATCCTCAAGCCGGAAGGCGAATTTTTCGACGTGAAGCTGCTTCTCGCCGTCATTTCCTGCTTCAACTTCGCCTTCTACGTTATCGCCACCCGTCTGGTCAGCCGCGACGATTCGTCGATGACCAGCTTCTTCTATACCGGCGTTGTCGGCGGCGTCACGATGACGCTCATCGGACCGTTCTACTGGAGCTGGATGTCGTCGGGTGACTGGGGCTGGATGGCGCTCGTCTGCGTCACTAGCATTTCCAGCCATTATTTCCTGATCCGCGCCTATGATGTTCTCGATGCCGCCGCCGTCCAGCCGCTGACCTATCTGTCACTTGTCTACGCCTCGGTCATCGGCATGGCGGTCTATGACGAAACGCTCAGTCTCAACACGATCATCGGTTCGATCATCGTGGTTGCTGCCGGCATTTTCACCGTCTGGCGCGAGCATATGGTCGGAAGCAGGGTCACTGCTGCCAATTGA
- a CDS encoding PilZ domain-containing protein, producing MTRNLKITARKTDRKHCRVFGHVKYLNSQVDARILDLSPTGAALEMKGPLHAASGSKVRIEAENLGLLEGIIRWKHNGRVGIQFDVNSNARAQISSYFRFFHKEVRPVLATRPLTISGAKGDRTPHLATSTLKS from the coding sequence ATGACCCGCAACTTGAAAATCACGGCCCGGAAGACCGATCGGAAACACTGCCGCGTTTTCGGCCATGTCAAATATCTGAACAGCCAGGTGGATGCCCGCATCCTCGACTTATCGCCGACCGGTGCCGCCCTGGAGATGAAGGGGCCGCTCCATGCCGCCTCAGGCAGCAAGGTGCGCATCGAGGCCGAAAACCTCGGGCTGCTCGAAGGCATCATCCGCTGGAAGCATAATGGCCGCGTCGGCATCCAGTTCGACGTGAATTCGAATGCACGGGCGCAGATCTCCTCCTATTTCCGCTTTTTCCATAAGGAAGTACGGCCCGTGCTGGCGACCCGCCCGTTGACTATATCAGGTGCCAAAGGCGACCGGACGCCTCACTTGGCGACATCGACACTGAAATCGTAG